A genomic segment from Aspergillus puulaauensis MK2 DNA, chromosome 1, nearly complete sequence encodes:
- a CDS encoding NDT80 / PhoG like DNA-binding family protein (COG:S;~EggNog:ENOG410PNW0;~InterPro:IPR008967,IPR037141,IPR024061;~PFAM:PF05224;~go_function: GO:0003677 - DNA binding [Evidence IEA];~go_function: GO:0003700 - DNA-binding transcription factor activity [Evidence IEA];~go_process: GO:0006355 - regulation of transcription, DNA-templated [Evidence IEA]), with amino-acid sequence MNHSLLQNPFQLDGHLTSDGDYSSAQRHFPGPTGFSMDDEDSHRRSGAVGSHLAQAVPIPATNGLRYNTQQSAMQDLPYGTSPTLQLMSPSDSCSDSFSSATGSLYTHSSSLGYDRMSDFRSHRMPTLQPPAGMSSTVQSPGNASLLGRGDNYAGAYSMPRGPFPSLTSLSDITRAPQYTTTPRALDCGMDRNPNLMFAQPGAMYLDQRVSPPTADAPPFKETNTLFSVISGNQIVRPEIGAKIHKGFFQVDEKWTCYRRNYFSISCSFSFHPSVHGPFFLKNDSRHERIHQFSMSISAIVNEQHGEVRELVQHTPKRDKQSERPPQRVVLQPSQTTAMVPSLGSTSSAGQHSFPLMSQSAGMGMEYNSSYGGAPQQHQPPTQHTFERIQFQKATANNGKRRAQQQYYNLVVDLYAEITSPLGNNEWVKIARKLSHPMVVRGRSPGHYKDGRRDSSTSMGPDGGSGGAGDGNGGAVLPPGLGQASRSHIALLPYDSQRGGHSYGRADYHQMTTADHSPLSASPHISSSSSSTFEIGMMSDSLDPMDSIKSTSNMESYHDPSYGMMDVRKDTQYRGHLPPPFEYDPVHKASDSPETTFSEGYDSIASIVSNNPGDGHFLRHHPRTASQGYHHSSPGGYDTIYSARSGNGSGSGGSPYYRHPSSQSLCT; translated from the exons ATGAATCACT CGCTCCTGCAGAATCCATTCCAGCTGGATGGTCACCTCACTTCCGACGGTGATTACTCCAGCGCCCAGCGACACTTCCCTGGACCGACTGGCTTTTCtatggatgacgaggacagCCATCGTCGAAGTGGTGCTGTTGGCAGTCATCTCGCCCAGGCCGTCCCGATACCTGCCACCAACGGCTTGCGATACAACACGCAACAGTCTGCGATGCAGGATTTACC ATATGGGACTTCACCCACGCTCCAGCTTATGAGCCCGTCCGATTCCTGTTCCG ACTCGTTCTCTTCAGCGACAGGGTCACTCTATACCCACTCATCTAGCTTGGGCTACGACAGAATGTCAGATTTCAGATCCCACCGAATGCCCACACT CCAACCGCCCGCGGGTATGTCATCAACGGTGCAGTCGCCAGGTAACGCGTCTTTGTTAGGAAGAGGCGACAATTACGCTGGGGCATACAGCATGCCCAGGGGTCCATTTCCGTCATTGACAAGTCTCAGCGATATCACCAGAGCTCCACAGTATACAACTACACCGCGTGCGCTCGACTGTGGTATGGATCGCAACCCAAACCTCATGTTTGCCCAACCAGGAGCAATGTATTTGGACCAGCGTGTGTCTCCTCCCACTGCTGATGCTCCCCCATTTAAGGAGACAAACACGCTTTTCTCCGTCATTTCTGGAAACCAAATTGTCCGACCAGAGATCGGGGCGAAGATCCACAAAGGATTTTTCCAAGTTGACGAGAAGTGGACCTGCTATCGGCGGAACTATTTCTCGATCTCGTGTTCGTTTTCCTTTCACCCATCAGTCCACGGGCCATTCTTCCTTAAGAATGATAGTCGACATGAAAGAATTCATCAGTTCTCCATGTCAATATCAGCGATTGTGAATGAGCAACATGGCGAGGTCCGGGAACTTGTGCAACATACACCAAAGCGCGACAAGCAGTCGGAGAGACCCCCACAAAGAGTTGTACTGCAACCCTCTCAAACAACAGCAATGGTACCAAGCCTGGGATCAACGTCATCAGCAGGCCAGCATAGTTTTCCTTTGATGTCCCAGTCtgctggaatgggaatggagTATAATTCCTCGTATGGCGGGGCTCCGCAGCAGCACCAACCTCCAACACAACACACCTTTGAGCGAATCCAGTTCCAAAAAGCGACCGCAAACAACGGGAAGCGGCGCGCCCAGCAACAATACTACAACCTCGTTGTCGATCTCTACGCTGAGATCACTAGTCCGCTTGGCAACAACGAATGGGTCAAAATCGCCCGGAAGTTGTCACATCCGATGGTTGTTCGAGGACGTTCACCTGGTCATTACAAAGATGGCCGGCGAGACAGCTCAACCAGCATGGGTCCGGACGGGGGAAGCGGAGGTGCTGGAGATGGTAACGGAGGGGCAGTCCTGCCTCCAGGTCTGGGACAGGCTTCACGATCCCACATTGCTCTTTTGCCGTACGACTCTCAACGTGGTGGCCATAGCTACGGTAGAGCTGACTACCACCAAATGACGACGGCGGATCACTCGCCCCTTAGCGCAAGTCCACAtatttcctcctcgtcatcatccacctTTGAAATCGGCATGATGAGTGATTCTCTTGATCCAATGGACTCCATAAAAAGCACTTCCAACATGGAGTCCTATCATGATCCAAGCTATGGGATGATGGACGTCCGGAAGGACACTCAGTATCGCGGCCACCTGCCTCCGCCTTTTGAGTACGACCCGGTTCACAAGGCGAGCGACAGCCCCGAGACCACCTTTTCCGAAGGGTATGATTCGATTGCGTCTATCGTCTCCAACAACCCTGGTGATGGTCATTTCCTGAGGCACCATCCGCGAACGGCGTCGCAAGGCTACCATCATTCAAGTCCCGGCGGCTATGATACGATCTACTCCGCTCGATCTGGGAATGGGAGCGGTAGCGGGGGTAGCCCCTATTACCGGCATCCCTCATCTCAAAGTCTTTGCACTTAA
- a CDS encoding uncharacterized protein (COG:S;~EggNog:ENOG410PTUP), protein MSLWSSYKSLSPKTRAVFGIGVMAWASIGLWTSSQVEQAMGMVPTAAEQAELDRKMAVRVSRVEKD, encoded by the exons ATGTCGCTTTGGAG CTCCTACAAGTCCCTGTCTCCCAAGACGCGCGCGGTATTTGGAATTGGTGTTATGGCATGGGCGTCGATCGGGCTTTGGACGTCATCGCAGGTCGAACAGGCAATGGGGATGGTTCCAACAGCGGCGGAGCAAGCGGAGCTTGATCGAAAGATGGCCGTTCGGGTTTCGAGAGTGGAAAAGGACTGA
- the faa4 gene encoding long-chain fatty acid-CoA ligase FAA1 (COG:I;~EggNog:ENOG410PF89;~InterPro:IPR042099,IPR000873,IPR020845;~PFAM:PF00501) yields MSKKEGVIHPRMSKKGPFTVEVPGVEPVEGETIPRRLPQAKDGLITRPADDLTTTYDAFRRSARIFGNAKAVASRRLIKTHVETKKVKKIIDGQEQEVDKAWTYFEKGPYVYKSFIEYEKLALELGNGLRKIGLNKSDKVHLYGATSLNWLAMSHGSASQSLTIVTAYDTLGEEGLAHSIVQTESDAIFLDPSLIKSLANVLDRAKSIKHVIWNTDEEPKQEDLDRLKNDFSHLNVLSFEDLRKLGEENPSDPVPPSPEDLCCIMYTSGSTGPPKGVPLTHGNVVAAMAGINEIVGPYIGPSDGLLTYLPQSHILEYMFENLCLFWGGTMGYGNPRTLSDTSMRNSKGDIREFQPTILVGVPAVWESVKKGVLNNLNKNNSIVKSLFWGGMSAKNFLMSTGFPGAGIGAWFLDNVIFKKLKDATGGRLRIIMNGGGPVSKETQKFLSMAIAPMISGYGLTETSAMGALNDPGAWNPDALGEPPACIEVKLVDFPDAGYYAKNNPPQGEIWIRGGSVSKEYFKNEEETKKAYAEGGWFMTGDIGEFDKNGHLKIIDRKKNLVKTLNGEYIALEKLESVYRSSPIVGNICVYAAQDQDKPIAIIVPVEPALKKIAQENGIEGDTVETLVHNEKLKSIVLQQLQTAGRSSGLKGIEIISGVVLADEEWTPQNGYMTAAQKLQRKKIVDKFQKEIDQAYKKK; encoded by the exons ATGTCGAAGAAAGAGGGCGTTATCCACCCGCGCATGTCCAAGAAGGGCCCCTTCACCGTCGAAGTCCCTGGCGTCGAACCCGTCGAAGGAGAGACcattcctcgtcgtcttccacAGGCTAAGGATGGCCTGATTACGCGACCTGCCGACGACCTGACGACAACCTACGATGCTTTCCGCCGCTCGGCGCGCATTTTTGGTAATGCCAAAGCAGTTGCGAGCCGTCGCCTAATCAAGACCCACGTcgagaccaagaaggtcaagaagATTATCGATGGACAAGAGCAGGAGGTTGACAAGGCGTGGACGTACTTCGAGAAGGGCCCTTACGTTTACAAGAGTTTTATCGAGTACGAGAAACTGGCGTTGGAGCTTGGTAACGGTCTGCGTAAGATCGGCCTGAACAAGAGCGACAAGGTCCACCTGTACGGTGCGACGAG TTTAAACTGGCTGGCGATGTCTCACGGTTCTGCTTCCCAGTCTTTGACCATCGTTACTGCATACGATACCCTGGGTGAGGAAGGATTGGCGCATTCCATTGTGCAAACTGAGAGTGACGCTATCTTCTTGGACCCCTCCCTCATTAAGTCTCTCGCGAACGTCTTGGACCGAGCAAAATCTATCAAGCATGTTATCTGGAACACCGATGAAGAGCCAAAGCAGGAGGACCTGGACCGATTGAAGAACGACTTCAGCCATCTTAACGTCCTGAGCTTTGAGGACCTGCGGAAACTGGGAGAGGAGAACCCCTCAGACCCTGTTCCCCCATCCCCAGAGGACCTGTGCTGCATCATGTACACATCTGGCTCTACTGGCCCACCAAAGGGTGTTCCGCTTACCCATGGCAATGTTGTTGCCGCAA TGGCGGGAATCAACGAAATCGTCGGTCCCTACATAGGCCCCTCGGATGGGCTGCTTACCTACCTTCCCCAATCTCATATCCTGGAATACATGTTTGAGAACCTTTGCCTCTTCTGGGGTGGTACCATGGGCTACGGAAACCCGCGTACGCTCTCCGACACTTCCATGCGGAACAGCAAGGGCGACATTCGTGAATTCCAACCCACCATCCTCGTCGGTGTTCCCGCGGTCTGGGAGTCAGTGAAGAAGGGCGTTCTCAACAAcctgaacaagaacaacTCCATTGTGAAGAGCTTGTTCTGGGGCGGTATGTCTGCCAAGAACTTCCTGATGTCTACTGGCTTCCCCGGCGCAGGCATTGGTGCTTGGTTTCTTGACAACGTGATCTTCAAAAAGCTGAAGGACGCAACTGGTGGCCGTCTGCGCATTATCATGAACGGTGGAGGTCCCGTCTCCAAGGAGACCCAGAAGTTTttgtccatggccatcgccCCCATGATCAGCGGTTATGGTCTGACGGAGACCTCGGCCATGGGTGCTCTAAACGACCCAGGGGCGTGGAACCCCGACGCTCTCGGTGAGCCCCCAGCTTGTATCGAAGTCAAGCTCGTTGACTTCCCGGATGCTGGATACTACGCCAAGAACAACCCGCCCCAGGGTGAAATCTGGATCCGCGGAGGCAGTGTATCAAAAGAGTACTTCAAGAACGAAgaggagaccaagaaggcctACGCTGAGGGCGGATGGTTCATGACCGGCGACATCGGCGAGTTCGACAAGAACGGCCACCTCAAAATTATCGACCGTAAGAAGAACCTTGTCAAGACGCTCAACGGCGAGTACATCGCGCTCGAGAAGCTTGAGTCCGTCTACCGCTCTTCCCCCATTGTCGGCAACATCTGCGTCTACGCCGCCCAAGACCAGGACAAGCCTATTGCCATCATCGTTCCTGTCGAGCCTGCATTGAAGAAGATTGCCCAGGAAAACGGCATCGAGGGTGACACCGTCGAAACCCTCGTTCACAACGAGAAGCTGAAGTCTATCgtccttcagcagctccagacCGCCGGTAGATCTAGCGGCCTCAAGGGAATTGAGATCATCAGCGGAGTCGTCCTCGCTGACGAGGAGTGGACTCCCCAGAAC GGCTACATGACCGCAGCCCAAAAACTCCAGCGCAAGAAGATCGTCGACAAATTCCAGAAGGAGATCGACCAAGCCTACAAGAAGAAATAA
- a CDS encoding S-adenosylmethionine-dependent methyltransferase (COG:F;~EggNog:ENOG410QEAY;~InterPro:IPR029063,IPR019410) has protein sequence MESITSFLSVIGQEIEDADEESFLLFSQDIPSSNLGFVDSKATSVDISIHNQEYTIHQSPTLLSSSRAGGTTGAVLWKITPLFAEWLSNQPSNPLWTHSILRPSSTVVELGCGISALTALTLSPLLEPHGNGNGHYIATDQEYVHRLFRQNLLSNPPRPSASASTKKSKSQSKGKKGQKYSTTNTNTNTNTGGTEDQSTTPHQNITFTSLDWETDHPETLKQQIQHQSTTPSQDNGADEEEDNDSGFDLLLSCDCIYNEALISPFVRACAEIARLRPIFSSNPEESSSYQRQQKKPTICIIAQQQRSPDVFEAWLRETMRYFRVWRVADDVLGQRLGVGSGYLVHVLVLKA, from the exons ATGGAAAGCATAACAAGCTTCCTGTCCGTCATCGGGCAAGAGATAGAAGATGCCGATGAGG aatccttcctcctcttctcccaggACATTCCCTCCTCGAACCTAGGCTTCGTCGACTCAAAGGCCACGTCTGTcgacatctccatccacaaCCAGGAGTATACAATCCACCAGTCTCCAACACTGCTCTCATCTTCTCGTGCTGGGGGTACAACAGGTGCAG TCCTATGGAAAATAACCCCCCTCTTCGCAGAATGGCTCTCAAATCAGCCATCCAATCCCCTCTGGACACACTCGATCCTAAGACCCTCATCAACAGTCGTCGAGCTAGGGTGCGGCATCTCAGCTCTTACAGCCCTCActctctctcccctccttGAACCACACGGGAACGGGAACGGTCACTACATCGCCACAGACCAGGAATACGTCCACCGTCTTTTCCGCCAGAACCTACTCAGCAATCCTCCACGgccatcagcatcagcatctACCAAAAAGTCCAAGTCGCAGTCAAAGGGGAAAAAAGGGCAGAAATATTCTactactaatactaatactaatactaatactgGTGGTACTGAGGACCAGAGTACAACCCCTCACCAAAACATCACATTCACATCCCTGGACTGGGAAACGGATCATCCTGAGACACTGAAGCAACAAATCCAACACCAATCAACAACCCCTTCACAAGATAATGGtgcagatgaagaggaggataaCGATAGCGGcttcgacctcctcctctcctgcgACTGCATCTACAACGAAGCTCTAATATCGCCCTTCGTGCGGGCCTGCGCTGAGATTGCGCGGCTGCGGCCGATATTCAGTTCCAACCCGGAAGAATCATCAAGTTACCAGCGGCAGCAAAAGAAACCAACAATATGTATCattgcgcagcagcagcgctcGCCGGATGTCTTTGAGGCGTGGCTGAGGGAGACGATGCGCTATTTCAGGGTTTGGAGGGTGGCTGATGATGTGCTGGGGCAGAGGTTGGGTGTTGGGAGTGGGTATTTGGTGCATGTTTTGGTTTTGAAGGCATGA